A genome region from Anopheles stephensi strain Indian chromosome 2, UCI_ANSTEP_V1.0, whole genome shotgun sequence includes the following:
- the LOC118503014 gene encoding dynactin subunit 1 isoform X6: MAEKYLKVGQRVELTGKDVRGTIAYVGMTSFAVGKWVGVILDEAKGKNNGSIKGHQYFSCEENYGMFVRPTQLMFIDDAGNPLEDAQTPDEKPRSRLSSSRMSLNRSTSSLGSKTQLTSPGSERASAGQSSIPTPVSSIPTMVKPDRHEPLQRSHMSPPESLQTSKRASFVETGFVETLKPQFTPGQSLISPSPGPTPAPAGSSTEDRIHLLQLQQEADELRKLNGDLGEKLETLKQRRAEDRERLREFDKLKTQYEQLVEFKSKIMDAHSLLQRDLQRAKQEAKDAIEARDLHSEEMSELAENVELITLDKEMAEEKADTLALELETARERIEELTLDLEILKTEMQAKLGGGVAGGGAGGDGSAVVASTYEFKQLEQQNARLRETLVRLRDLSAHEKHEIQKLEKELETKKSEVAELQRTKEKFSAKIDELEAQLGDLQEQVDAALGAEEMVEQLAEKKMELEDRVKSLEEEVAELEALEEVHEQLVESNHELEMDMREELDLAHAAKREAMREKDAALETIVDRDQTILKFRELVQRLNEQCQELRERLNQESSKQQQQQQAKDTALLTETIDFKQMFAESKAFTRAIDLQLRQIELTQANEHVRYLSAFMPDVFMARGGDHDAILVILLVSRIVFKAGIIVSQARERFSSVPQMDRAAILSGHEVAQFGFRSRLLHHVHNLQSIMHQFLFSMTGCRADTLLKIGAALPEMQAQEKMVDEIVDLLKANQLDENSSTDNLEKCVTFFNAMYVVLLTGEDLVNETQIVRDCTASISAACDSIANDSNIVKILIKPGDETSDSGLLLQYILQNVESIRQQLKLIKRRLPQDVAITKCNLSMNTLLNLKRTAEALNRVMSVLFYATRQCLALVTLDPETETAVPHDKLWEILSNGCEKVYEQDDLGPSQNVRTVLSAASTDMGQLAQYLLDHEYEIISATNAAKPEEKPVAPIILRAQAVKKQLEETKTLTATLENREAEIRQLKLAAKLKQNELSEMQIRKDLAEKKLSVLQQDHETNTTRLQKQYEEVCAKLKQKEKEFEETMDHLQSDIDSLESEKSSLRDKLKSFSSRKVDLKTTTALDISASSPYIAQELSLLKRAFKDERSERLKVQASEYRKILAGLEPLHVPQPKDDRIQELEQQITRVKHELIMALVKGAEIPTTYTVHGSVSKTIRDHENQQKQHQTQVRARAEQLACDVMQEYLSRKPHRAAKADFACFPSNELSAAFRVNVRV; this comes from the exons ATGGCCGAAAAGTATCTTAAGGTTGGGCAGCGGGTCGAACTGACCGGAAAGGATGTGCGTGGCACGATCGCGTACGTCGGCATGACCTCGTTTGCGGTCGGCAAATGGGTTGGCGTAATTTTGGACGAAGCCAAGGGGAAGAACAATGGATCGATAAAGGGACATCAGTACTTTTCG TGTGAGGAAAACTACGGAATGTTCGTGCGGCCAACGCAGCTGATGTTTATCGATGATGCTGGTAATCCGCTTGAGGATGCACAAACACCGGATGAAAAGCCGAGGTCCCGTTTGAGCAG CTCTCGAATGTCGCTCAACCGGAGCACCAGCTCGCTCGGTTCCAAAACGCAGCTAACCTCACCGGGCAGCGAACGAGCGTCGGCGGGCCAATCCTCCATCCCGACGCCGGTCTCCTCCATCCCGACCATGGTGAAACCCGACCGGCACGAACCACTGCAACGATCGCACATGAGCCCGCCGGAATCGCTGCAAACGTCCAAGCGTGCCTCGTTCGTCGAGACCGGGTTCGTGGAAACGCTCAAACCACAGTTCACCCCGGGCCAATCGCTCATCTCGCCGTCGCCTGGCCCGACTCCCGCCCCAGCCGGCTCCTCGACCGAGGATCGCATCCAcctgctgcagctgcagcaggaGGCGGACGAGCTGCGCAAACTGAACGGCGATCTGGGCGAGAAGCTCGAAACGCTCAAGCAGCGCCGCGCGGAGGATCGCGAACGGTTGCGCGAGTTCGACAAGCTGAAAACGCAGTACGAGCAGCTGGTGGAGTTCAAGAGCAAAATCATGGACGCGCACTCGCTGCTGCAGCGCGATCTGCAGCGGGCGAAGCAGGAGGCGAAGGACGCGATCGAGGCGCGCGATCTGCACAGCGAGGAGATGTCCGAGCTGGCGGAAAACGTCGAGCTGATCACGCTCGACAAGGAGATGGCGGAGGAGAAGGCCGACACGCTGGCGCTCGAGCTGGAAACGGCCAGGGAGCGCATCGAGGAGCTGACGCTCGATTTGGAAATTTTGAAGACGGAAATGCAGGCAAAGCTGGGCGGCGGTGTTGCCGGTGGCGGCGCCGGCGGTGACGGATCAGCCGTAGTAGCATCGACCTACGAGTTCAAACAGCTCGAGCAGCAAAATGCCCGCCTGCGGGAAACGCTCGTACGGCTGCGCGATCTATCCGCCCACGAGAAGCACGAAATTCAGAAGCTGGAAAAGGAGCTGGAAACGAAGAAATCGGAGGTGGCCGAACTGCAGCGCacgaaggaaaagttttccgcCAAAATCGACGAACTGGAGGCCCAGCTGGGCGATCTGCAGGAGCAGGTCGACGCGGCGCTCGGTGCGGAAGagatggtggagcagctggcgGAGAAGAAGATGGAGCTGGAGGATAGGGTGAAGTCGCTCGAGGAGGAGGTGGCCGAACTGGAGGCGCTCGAGGAGGTGCACGAGCAGCTGGTCGAGAGCAACCACGAGCTGGAGATGGATATGCGCGAGGAGCTGGATCTGGCGCACGCCGCCAAGCGGGAAGCGATGCGCGAGAAGGATGCCGCCCTCGAGACGATCGTCGATCGCGATCAGACGATCCTCAAGTTCCGCGAGCTCGTCCAGCGGCTGAACGAACAGTGCCAGGAGCTGCGCGAACGGTTGAACCAGGAGTcgagcaagcagcagcagcagcagcaagccaAGGACACCGCCCTGCTCACCGAAACGATCGACTTCAAGCAAATGTTTGCCGAATCGAAGGCGTTCACGCGCGCTATCGATCTGCAGCTGCGGCAGATCGAGCTGACGCAGGCGAACGAGCACGTGCGCTACCTGAGCGCGTTCATGCCGGACGTGTTTATGGCACGCGGCGGTGATCACGACGCCATCCTCGTCATTCTGCTCGTGTCGCGCATCGTCTTCAAGGCGGGCATCATCGTCAGCCAGGCCCGGGAACGGTTCTCGAGCGTGCCGCAGATGGATCGGGCCGCGATCCTGTCCGGGCACGAGGTGGCACAGTTCGGCTTCCGGTCCCGTTTGCTGCACCACGTGCACAATCTGCAGAGCATCATGCACCAGTTCCTGTTCAGCATGACCGGCTGCAGGGCGGACACGCTGCTGAAGATCGGCGCGGCGCTGCCCGAGATGCAGGCGCAGGAGAAGATGGTGGACGAGATAGTGGACCTGCTGAAGGCGAACCAGCTGGACGAGAACTCTTCCACGGACA ATCTCGAGAAGTGCGTCACATTCTTCAACGCGATGTACGTGGTGCTGCTGACCGGGGAGGATCTCGTCAACGAGACGCAAATCGTGCGCGACTGTACCGCGTCGATCAGTGCGGCCTGCGATTCGATCGCGAACGATTCCAACATCGTTAAGATACTGATTAAG CCCGGCGATGAGACGAGCGACTCCGGACTGCTGCTCCAGTACATCCTGCAGAACGTGGAAAGCATACGCCAGCAGCTGAAGCTGATCAAGCGCCGCCTGCCACAGGATGTAGCCATCACCAAGTGCAACCTGTCGATGAACACGCTGCTCAACCTGAAGCGTACCGCCGAAGCACTGAACCGGGTGATGAGCGTCCTGTTCTACGCGACGCGCCAATGTCTCGCGCTGGTCACGCTCGACCCGGAGACGGAAACGGCCGTGCCGCACGACAAGCTGTGGGAAATCCTGTCGAACGGTTGCGAGAAGGTGTACGAGCAGGACGATCTCGGCCCGTCGCAGAACGTGCGCACCGTGCTGAGTGCGGCCAGCACCGACATGGGCCAGCTGGCACAGTATCTGCTCGACCACGAGTACGAAATCATTTCCGCCACGAACGCCGCCAAGCCGGAGGAGAAACCGGTCGCACCGATCATACTGCGGGCGCAGGCAGTGAAGAAGCAGCTGGAGGAGACGAAAACGCTCACGGCCACGCTCGAGAATCGGGAGGCCGAAATACGGCAGCTCAAGCTCGCCGCCAAGCTGAAGCAGAACGAGCTGTCCGAGATGCAGATACGGAAGGATTTGGCCGAGAAGAAGCTGTCCGTGCTGCAGCAGGACCACGAGACGAACACGACGCGCCTCCAGAAGCAGTACGAGGAAGTGTGCGCCAAGCTGAAGCA gAAGGAGAAAGAGTTCGAGGAAACGATGGACCACCTGCAGAGCGACATCGATTCGCTCGAGAGCGAAAAGAGCAGCCTGCGCGATAAGCTGAAATCGTTCAGCTCGCGCAAGGTCGACCTGAAGACGACGACCGCGCTGGACATTTCGGCCAGCTCGCCCTACATCGCCCAGGAGCTGTCGCTGCTGAAGCGTGCCTTCAAGGACGAACGCTCCGAGCGGCTGAAGGTGCAGGCGAGCGAGTACCGCAAGATACTGGCCGGGCTGGAACCGCTGCACGTACCCCAGCCGAAGGACGACCGTATCCAGGAGCTGGAGCAGCAGATTACACGCGTCAAGCACGAGCTGATCATGGCGCTGGTGAAGGGGGCCGAAATACCGACCACCTATACCGTGCACGGTAGCGTGTCGAAAACGATCCGCGACCACGAGAACCAGCAGAAGCAACACCAGACGCAGGTCCGGGCCAGGGCGGAGCAGCTGGCGTGCGACGTGATGCAGGAGTATCTTAGCCGAAAGCCGCACCGTGCGGCCAAGGCCGATTTCGCCTGCTTCCCGTCGAACGAGCTGTCGGCAGCGTTCCGGGTGAACGTTCGGGTGTGA
- the LOC118503014 gene encoding dynactin subunit 1 isoform X2, with protein sequence MAEKYLKVGQRVELTGKDVRGTIAYVGMTSFAVGKWVGVILDEAKGKNNGSIKGHQYFSCEENYGMFVRPTQLMFIDDAGNPLEDAQTPDEKPRSRLSSAGSVRSLASMPGSTQTFTAKPTAVRRKSPVKQPQTKRASMTMTLSTSSSRMSLNRSTSSLGSKTQLTSPGSERASAGQSSIPTPVSSIPTMVKPDRHEPLQRSHMSPPESLQTSKRASFVETGFVETLKPQFTPGQSLISPSPGPTPAPAGSSTEDRIHLLQLQQEADELRKLNGDLGEKLETLKQRRAEDRERLREFDKLKTQYEQLVEFKSKIMDAHSLLQRDLQRAKQEAKDAIEARDLHSEEMSELAENVELITLDKEMAEEKADTLALELETARERIEELTLDLEILKTEMQAKLGGGVAGGGAGGDGSAVVASTYEFKQLEQQNARLRETLVRLRDLSAHEKHEIQKLEKELETKKSEVAELQRTKEKFSAKIDELEAQLGDLQEQVDAALGAEEMVEQLAEKKMELEDRVKSLEEEVAELEALEEVHEQLVESNHELEMDMREELDLAHAAKREAMREKDAALETIVDRDQTILKFRELVQRLNEQCQELRERLNQESSKQQQQQQAKDTALLTETIDFKQMFAESKAFTRAIDLQLRQIELTQANEHVRYLSAFMPDVFMARGGDHDAILVILLVSRIVFKAGIIVSQARERFSSVPQMDRAAILSGHEVAQFGFRSRLLHHVHNLQSIMHQFLFSMTGCRADTLLKIGAALPEMQAQEKMVDEIVDLLKANQLDENSSTDNLEKCVTFFNAMYVVLLTGEDLVNETQIVRDCTASISAACDSIANDSNIVKILIKPGDETSDSGLLLQYILQNVESIRQQLKLIKRRLPQDVAITKCNLSMNTLLNLKRTAEALNRVMSVLFYATRQCLALVTLDPETETAVPHDKLWEILSNGCEKVYEQDDLGPSQNVRTVLSAASTDMGQLAQYLLDHEYEIISATNAAKPEEKPVAPIILRAQAVKKQLEETKTLTATLENREAEIRQLKLAAKLKQNELSEMQIRKDLAEKKLSVLQQDHETNTTRLQKQYEEVCAKLKQKEKEFEETMDHLQSDIDSLESEKSSLRDKLKSFSSRKVDLKTTTALDISASSPYIAQELSLLKRAFKDERSERLKVQASEYRKILAGLEPLHVPQPKDDRIQELEQQITRVKHELIMALVKGAEIPTTYTVHGSVSKTIRDHENQQKQHQTQVRARAEQLACDVMQEYLSRKPHRAAKADFACFPSNELSAAFRVNVRV encoded by the exons ATGGCCGAAAAGTATCTTAAGGTTGGGCAGCGGGTCGAACTGACCGGAAAGGATGTGCGTGGCACGATCGCGTACGTCGGCATGACCTCGTTTGCGGTCGGCAAATGGGTTGGCGTAATTTTGGACGAAGCCAAGGGGAAGAACAATGGATCGATAAAGGGACATCAGTACTTTTCG TGTGAGGAAAACTACGGAATGTTCGTGCGGCCAACGCAGCTGATGTTTATCGATGATGCTGGTAATCCGCTTGAGGATGCACAAACACCGGATGAAAAGCCGAGGTCCCGTTTGAGCAG TGCGGGCTCTGTTCGATCGCTTGCCTCCATGCCTGGATCGACGCAAACGTTTACGGCCAAGCCAACCGC GGTGCGCCGGAAGTCGCCGGTCAAGCAGCCGCAAACGAAGCGCGCCTCCATGACAATGACACTGTCAACATCCAG CTCTCGAATGTCGCTCAACCGGAGCACCAGCTCGCTCGGTTCCAAAACGCAGCTAACCTCACCGGGCAGCGAACGAGCGTCGGCGGGCCAATCCTCCATCCCGACGCCGGTCTCCTCCATCCCGACCATGGTGAAACCCGACCGGCACGAACCACTGCAACGATCGCACATGAGCCCGCCGGAATCGCTGCAAACGTCCAAGCGTGCCTCGTTCGTCGAGACCGGGTTCGTGGAAACGCTCAAACCACAGTTCACCCCGGGCCAATCGCTCATCTCGCCGTCGCCTGGCCCGACTCCCGCCCCAGCCGGCTCCTCGACCGAGGATCGCATCCAcctgctgcagctgcagcaggaGGCGGACGAGCTGCGCAAACTGAACGGCGATCTGGGCGAGAAGCTCGAAACGCTCAAGCAGCGCCGCGCGGAGGATCGCGAACGGTTGCGCGAGTTCGACAAGCTGAAAACGCAGTACGAGCAGCTGGTGGAGTTCAAGAGCAAAATCATGGACGCGCACTCGCTGCTGCAGCGCGATCTGCAGCGGGCGAAGCAGGAGGCGAAGGACGCGATCGAGGCGCGCGATCTGCACAGCGAGGAGATGTCCGAGCTGGCGGAAAACGTCGAGCTGATCACGCTCGACAAGGAGATGGCGGAGGAGAAGGCCGACACGCTGGCGCTCGAGCTGGAAACGGCCAGGGAGCGCATCGAGGAGCTGACGCTCGATTTGGAAATTTTGAAGACGGAAATGCAGGCAAAGCTGGGCGGCGGTGTTGCCGGTGGCGGCGCCGGCGGTGACGGATCAGCCGTAGTAGCATCGACCTACGAGTTCAAACAGCTCGAGCAGCAAAATGCCCGCCTGCGGGAAACGCTCGTACGGCTGCGCGATCTATCCGCCCACGAGAAGCACGAAATTCAGAAGCTGGAAAAGGAGCTGGAAACGAAGAAATCGGAGGTGGCCGAACTGCAGCGCacgaaggaaaagttttccgcCAAAATCGACGAACTGGAGGCCCAGCTGGGCGATCTGCAGGAGCAGGTCGACGCGGCGCTCGGTGCGGAAGagatggtggagcagctggcgGAGAAGAAGATGGAGCTGGAGGATAGGGTGAAGTCGCTCGAGGAGGAGGTGGCCGAACTGGAGGCGCTCGAGGAGGTGCACGAGCAGCTGGTCGAGAGCAACCACGAGCTGGAGATGGATATGCGCGAGGAGCTGGATCTGGCGCACGCCGCCAAGCGGGAAGCGATGCGCGAGAAGGATGCCGCCCTCGAGACGATCGTCGATCGCGATCAGACGATCCTCAAGTTCCGCGAGCTCGTCCAGCGGCTGAACGAACAGTGCCAGGAGCTGCGCGAACGGTTGAACCAGGAGTcgagcaagcagcagcagcagcagcaagccaAGGACACCGCCCTGCTCACCGAAACGATCGACTTCAAGCAAATGTTTGCCGAATCGAAGGCGTTCACGCGCGCTATCGATCTGCAGCTGCGGCAGATCGAGCTGACGCAGGCGAACGAGCACGTGCGCTACCTGAGCGCGTTCATGCCGGACGTGTTTATGGCACGCGGCGGTGATCACGACGCCATCCTCGTCATTCTGCTCGTGTCGCGCATCGTCTTCAAGGCGGGCATCATCGTCAGCCAGGCCCGGGAACGGTTCTCGAGCGTGCCGCAGATGGATCGGGCCGCGATCCTGTCCGGGCACGAGGTGGCACAGTTCGGCTTCCGGTCCCGTTTGCTGCACCACGTGCACAATCTGCAGAGCATCATGCACCAGTTCCTGTTCAGCATGACCGGCTGCAGGGCGGACACGCTGCTGAAGATCGGCGCGGCGCTGCCCGAGATGCAGGCGCAGGAGAAGATGGTGGACGAGATAGTGGACCTGCTGAAGGCGAACCAGCTGGACGAGAACTCTTCCACGGACA ATCTCGAGAAGTGCGTCACATTCTTCAACGCGATGTACGTGGTGCTGCTGACCGGGGAGGATCTCGTCAACGAGACGCAAATCGTGCGCGACTGTACCGCGTCGATCAGTGCGGCCTGCGATTCGATCGCGAACGATTCCAACATCGTTAAGATACTGATTAAG CCCGGCGATGAGACGAGCGACTCCGGACTGCTGCTCCAGTACATCCTGCAGAACGTGGAAAGCATACGCCAGCAGCTGAAGCTGATCAAGCGCCGCCTGCCACAGGATGTAGCCATCACCAAGTGCAACCTGTCGATGAACACGCTGCTCAACCTGAAGCGTACCGCCGAAGCACTGAACCGGGTGATGAGCGTCCTGTTCTACGCGACGCGCCAATGTCTCGCGCTGGTCACGCTCGACCCGGAGACGGAAACGGCCGTGCCGCACGACAAGCTGTGGGAAATCCTGTCGAACGGTTGCGAGAAGGTGTACGAGCAGGACGATCTCGGCCCGTCGCAGAACGTGCGCACCGTGCTGAGTGCGGCCAGCACCGACATGGGCCAGCTGGCACAGTATCTGCTCGACCACGAGTACGAAATCATTTCCGCCACGAACGCCGCCAAGCCGGAGGAGAAACCGGTCGCACCGATCATACTGCGGGCGCAGGCAGTGAAGAAGCAGCTGGAGGAGACGAAAACGCTCACGGCCACGCTCGAGAATCGGGAGGCCGAAATACGGCAGCTCAAGCTCGCCGCCAAGCTGAAGCAGAACGAGCTGTCCGAGATGCAGATACGGAAGGATTTGGCCGAGAAGAAGCTGTCCGTGCTGCAGCAGGACCACGAGACGAACACGACGCGCCTCCAGAAGCAGTACGAGGAAGTGTGCGCCAAGCTGAAGCA gAAGGAGAAAGAGTTCGAGGAAACGATGGACCACCTGCAGAGCGACATCGATTCGCTCGAGAGCGAAAAGAGCAGCCTGCGCGATAAGCTGAAATCGTTCAGCTCGCGCAAGGTCGACCTGAAGACGACGACCGCGCTGGACATTTCGGCCAGCTCGCCCTACATCGCCCAGGAGCTGTCGCTGCTGAAGCGTGCCTTCAAGGACGAACGCTCCGAGCGGCTGAAGGTGCAGGCGAGCGAGTACCGCAAGATACTGGCCGGGCTGGAACCGCTGCACGTACCCCAGCCGAAGGACGACCGTATCCAGGAGCTGGAGCAGCAGATTACACGCGTCAAGCACGAGCTGATCATGGCGCTGGTGAAGGGGGCCGAAATACCGACCACCTATACCGTGCACGGTAGCGTGTCGAAAACGATCCGCGACCACGAGAACCAGCAGAAGCAACACCAGACGCAGGTCCGGGCCAGGGCGGAGCAGCTGGCGTGCGACGTGATGCAGGAGTATCTTAGCCGAAAGCCGCACCGTGCGGCCAAGGCCGATTTCGCCTGCTTCCCGTCGAACGAGCTGTCGGCAGCGTTCCGGGTGAACGTTCGGGTGTGA